A section of the Spirosoma pollinicola genome encodes:
- a CDS encoding PQQ-binding-like beta-propeller repeat protein — protein MLIYCPRHFLEKSLLLYCLFSLFLFGCKQPDVSNQDATIYINNPRVIAALDTKTGAIRWQKDSQGPAYASMITSSKQLYVPKSNTVQILDLKTGNDQSEISLSAYSEFQGLALANDILYVGDSNSASFYAFDTATGKTKWSFSNKYGGVFSVAAISSGSVFFGNSEGQFYALDALTGNVKWTFRALREINSSPVVVNGVVYFGCGDGKLYALDAVNGTIKWSFAAGGGIDSSPKVANGIIYVGSQDNNVYAIDAATGLKRWTFETGDDVSSSPVVAEGILYVGSNDQNLYAIDATSGQQKWVYKASKAFFLSSPVVLDEMVYIGGSDGMFYALDVASGTVKWTFKGGVFFGATAVICRGGSIVGHYPSNCGSKQ, from the coding sequence ATGTTGATTTATTGTCCCCGGCATTTTCTTGAAAAGAGTTTACTACTTTACTGCCTATTCAGTCTGTTCCTATTCGGGTGTAAGCAACCTGATGTCTCAAATCAGGACGCTACTATTTATATAAACAATCCGAGAGTGATTGCTGCCCTGGACACCAAGACAGGGGCAATTCGCTGGCAAAAAGATAGTCAAGGACCTGCCTATGCCAGCATGATTACTTCAAGTAAGCAGCTTTACGTGCCAAAGTCAAATACCGTTCAAATCTTAGACTTGAAAACGGGAAATGATCAATCTGAAATATCGTTATCAGCTTATAGCGAATTCCAGGGACTAGCCTTGGCAAACGACATTTTATATGTCGGCGATAGCAATAGTGCCAGCTTTTACGCTTTTGATACGGCCACCGGTAAAACCAAATGGTCATTTAGCAATAAGTATGGGGGTGTATTTAGTGTAGCCGCTATCAGTAGCGGTTCGGTTTTCTTTGGTAATAGTGAGGGGCAATTCTATGCTTTGGATGCCCTAACGGGAAATGTAAAGTGGACATTCCGGGCATTACGTGAAATCAATTCTTCCCCTGTAGTTGTAAATGGGGTTGTCTATTTTGGATGTGGCGACGGTAAACTATACGCATTAGACGCGGTAAACGGCACGATAAAGTGGTCTTTTGCTGCGGGTGGTGGTATAGATTCTAGTCCAAAAGTGGCGAATGGAATCATTTATGTAGGAAGCCAAGACAATAACGTATATGCTATTGATGCTGCGACAGGGCTGAAGCGATGGACATTCGAAACGGGTGACGATGTGTCATCAAGTCCGGTTGTCGCTGAGGGTATCCTATATGTCGGAAGTAACGATCAAAACTTATATGCCATCGATGCCACTTCCGGACAGCAGAAATGGGTGTATAAGGCAAGTAAAGCATTTTTTTTATCTAGTCCGGTTGTACTTGATGAAATGGTATATATAGGCGGATCAGATGGTATGTTTTATGCCCTTGATGTAGCAAGTGGCACTGTCAAATGGACGTTTAAGGGCGGGGTATTCTTTGGCGCTACGGCAGTAATCTGTCGAGGTGGCTCCATAGTTGGACACTATCCATCAAACTGTGGTTCTAAGCAGTAA
- a CDS encoding TlpA family protein disulfide reductase: MTSLFKLILVLTLCANATAQTKSGSSTNGFKVEGYINGMRDSTLVLAHWYGATSFIPKDTVLVNAQGYFSFEGDKPLPQGLYLVVPPSKRDIGLHLIITEQQRFSFKTDTANLIKNMKVSQSKENELFYAYQQQLGQFNEEAKTISLKNKAASPSADNTTAKDGLAELTKRAKAYQAQFMKEHKGSFAVELFKATAEPTLPTAPMAANGRADSNWVFNYYKAHYWDGYNWTDERLIRTPVLQTKLNRYIQELTVQNVDSLVKEADWLVGKAKASEVKTYIIWYITSQYERPKVIGTDGVFIHMAEKYWLTGVYPVSDPATLKTMRERVAILKPLQVGKAFPFFKASDTLQHPISLQSLKADYTVIFFYAPHCGHCRDTAPKLKQLADRYFNEGVRVAAIAVDDSEADWKKFIREFRLTNFIHGYDLTHTLSFQRVYDVAMTPTIYILDKDKRIIARQLPFEQVEDFILFHQRQQVGASSSKKVMPGKL, encoded by the coding sequence ATGACCAGTTTATTCAAGCTCATTCTAGTTCTAACCCTTTGCGCCAATGCCACCGCTCAGACCAAATCGGGCAGTTCAACCAATGGCTTTAAAGTAGAGGGATACATCAATGGAATGCGTGACTCAACCCTGGTACTAGCTCATTGGTATGGAGCTACCTCCTTCATTCCGAAGGATACAGTTCTTGTAAATGCACAAGGGTATTTTTCTTTTGAAGGGGATAAGCCCTTACCACAAGGGCTTTACTTAGTCGTTCCTCCCTCAAAACGGGACATAGGGCTCCACTTAATCATTACCGAGCAACAGCGGTTTTCCTTTAAGACAGATACGGCTAATCTAATTAAGAATATGAAGGTTAGCCAATCGAAAGAGAATGAGTTGTTCTACGCTTACCAGCAGCAATTAGGCCAGTTTAATGAGGAAGCCAAGACGATCAGTTTGAAGAACAAAGCGGCTAGTCCATCCGCTGACAATACGACAGCTAAAGATGGATTGGCTGAACTAACCAAGCGGGCTAAAGCCTACCAAGCGCAATTCATGAAGGAGCATAAGGGCTCGTTTGCCGTCGAACTTTTCAAAGCGACGGCGGAGCCGACTCTCCCGACAGCGCCTATGGCTGCCAACGGAAGAGCCGACTCAAATTGGGTCTTCAACTACTACAAAGCGCACTACTGGGACGGCTACAATTGGACTGATGAGCGGCTGATTCGCACCCCCGTCTTACAAACCAAACTGAATCGCTATATTCAGGAATTGACCGTCCAAAACGTGGACTCCCTGGTAAAGGAAGCGGATTGGCTGGTGGGTAAAGCGAAAGCTTCTGAGGTTAAAACCTATATCATCTGGTACATTACCAGTCAATACGAACGACCTAAAGTGATAGGGACCGATGGAGTCTTTATTCATATGGCCGAGAAATATTGGCTGACTGGTGTGTATCCAGTAAGTGATCCGGCAACCCTGAAGACGATGCGGGAACGGGTGGCTATTTTAAAGCCGCTACAAGTAGGCAAAGCCTTCCCCTTTTTCAAGGCGAGTGATACGCTTCAGCACCCGATTAGCTTACAAAGCCTGAAGGCCGATTATACCGTCATTTTCTTTTATGCTCCCCACTGCGGGCATTGTCGAGATACGGCTCCAAAACTTAAACAGCTAGCCGATCGCTATTTCAATGAAGGCGTTCGAGTAGCGGCCATTGCGGTGGATGACAGTGAAGCGGATTGGAAGAAGTTCATTCGGGAGTTTCGCTTAACCAATTTTATTCACGGCTACGATTTGACCCACACCTTAAGTTTTCAACGAGTGTATGACGTGGCTATGACGCCGACGATCTATATTCTAGACAAAGACAAACGGATTATTGCCCGTCAATTGCCGTTTGAACAAGTGGAAGACTTCATTCTTTTTCATCAGCGACAGCAGGTTGGGGCTTCTTCCAGTAAGAAGGTAATGCCAGGCAAATTATAG
- a CDS encoding LytR/AlgR family response regulator transcription factor, translated as MNTVAVHSLRCIAVDDEPIGLRIIESHAAKVPYLALLGSFLSATEALAYMQGHPVDLLFVDIQMPDLSGLELVRLLPEPVVVIFTTAHAGYALEGFEVAALDYLLKPISLSRFLQASSRALEKVTAQKRVNESVQSVAGAELFVKTGYDWSRVNLADLLYIEADDNYLTFVELSKQTLSRMSLSEVLAKLPVGEYLRIHKSYVIALTKVDKVERHQVSLGGKRLPVSSSYRDDLLRRLAK; from the coding sequence ATGAATACAGTTGCCGTCCATTCCCTCCGTTGTATCGCGGTGGATGATGAGCCGATTGGGCTGCGTATCATCGAATCCCATGCGGCCAAAGTGCCCTATTTAGCGTTATTGGGTAGTTTCCTGAGCGCAACCGAAGCCTTGGCGTATATGCAGGGTCATCCCGTTGATCTTTTATTTGTCGACATTCAGATGCCGGACTTGTCGGGCCTAGAACTGGTCCGCTTATTGCCCGAGCCAGTGGTCGTCATATTTACCACGGCTCATGCGGGTTATGCACTAGAAGGTTTCGAGGTAGCAGCCCTGGATTATTTATTGAAGCCCATCAGTCTAAGCCGCTTTTTGCAAGCGAGCAGCCGGGCCTTAGAGAAAGTCACCGCTCAAAAGCGGGTCAATGAATCGGTTCAGAGTGTGGCTGGGGCTGAGTTGTTTGTCAAAACAGGGTACGACTGGAGCCGGGTTAATCTAGCCGATCTGCTGTACATTGAAGCCGATGACAATTATCTAACCTTTGTTGAGTTGAGTAAGCAAACGTTGAGCCGCATGAGCCTATCGGAGGTGCTGGCCAAGCTACCGGTCGGCGAGTACCTCCGCATTCATAAGTCGTATGTGATCGCGCTGACTAAAGTCGATAAAGTGGAGCGGCATCAAGTGAGCCTGGGGGGCAAGCGGCTTCCGGTCTCGTCCAGCTACCGGGATGATCTACTGCGACGATTGGCAAAATAG
- a CDS encoding TlpA family protein disulfide reductase produces the protein MFFRMILFSAWLASHSLQAQLTLSGQIEGAKAGASVSVNVPYDCYYYPQNSVPVLFDAKGHFSTRLTLTKAQIIFLDYAGKRLYLYAEPGRSVSLTAHVQSWPGTVRFSGELGAENAFRQRLGLTMNQLGKPTWNDSLSDPQLILRALQTQQQTGLSLLKQQPKKGSLAFQQMTQADITYFAVSKLWDLIWQNGVWTQKNKSVYDRNAWQQTLITAYQRVDLSNPLALSSYAYQQIITYYPRYLQHQASTKDEFVPIAERVFGKPFAQINQEMKQKGERYWVYSALQYGLQGRALERALASFLINGIEQGDLAYQLEAYTNFKQRFPQSPYLPDVQQYMKPYLASIDPAANPQADIQLLANSARFVNLDSLLATHRGRVVYVDIWGSWCGPCRQEFTYNRALKKRFKNKPVDFVYVAVEHGAQPEKRWREAIHFYGLTGQHVLAGSNLEAYLRSLYPEQDNLRFPSYILVDALGRITTVEANRPSQKEALYHQIESLL, from the coding sequence ATGTTTTTCCGAATGATCCTGTTTTCTGCTTGGCTAGCTAGCCACTCTCTTCAGGCCCAGCTGACCCTCTCCGGCCAGATTGAGGGAGCCAAAGCCGGTGCTTCGGTATCAGTCAATGTTCCCTACGACTGCTACTATTATCCGCAGAACTCAGTCCCGGTTTTGTTTGACGCGAAGGGTCATTTTTCAACTCGGCTCACCCTGACCAAAGCGCAGATTATCTTCTTAGACTATGCGGGGAAGCGCCTTTACCTCTACGCCGAGCCAGGCCGATCGGTTTCGCTGACGGCTCACGTGCAGAGCTGGCCGGGGACCGTGCGATTTAGCGGGGAACTCGGGGCTGAAAATGCGTTCCGTCAGCGATTGGGCCTGACGATGAATCAACTCGGAAAACCAACCTGGAATGATTCACTGTCCGATCCACAACTGATTCTTCGGGCCTTGCAAACCCAGCAGCAAACCGGACTTTCCTTGTTGAAACAACAACCGAAGAAGGGGTCGCTCGCCTTTCAACAGATGACTCAAGCCGACATCACCTACTTTGCCGTCAGTAAACTCTGGGACTTGATTTGGCAAAATGGCGTGTGGACCCAAAAAAATAAGTCGGTGTATGACCGTAACGCCTGGCAGCAAACCTTGATCACGGCCTACCAACGGGTCGATCTGTCGAATCCACTTGCCTTGAGCAGTTATGCCTATCAACAAATCATCACCTATTATCCCCGCTACCTGCAACATCAAGCCAGCACCAAAGACGAATTTGTTCCCATTGCCGAACGCGTTTTTGGCAAACCCTTTGCCCAAATCAATCAAGAGATGAAACAAAAAGGGGAGCGCTACTGGGTGTACAGCGCCCTCCAGTATGGGTTGCAAGGACGGGCTTTAGAACGGGCGCTGGCTTCGTTCTTAATTAATGGCATTGAGCAGGGTGACTTAGCCTACCAGCTGGAAGCCTACACCAATTTCAAACAGCGCTTCCCGCAAAGTCCTTACCTGCCCGATGTGCAGCAGTACATGAAGCCCTACCTGGCCAGTATTGACCCGGCCGCTAATCCGCAAGCCGATATTCAATTACTGGCCAATTCGGCGCGATTCGTAAACCTGGATTCATTGCTGGCCACCCATCGGGGCCGCGTGGTGTACGTGGATATTTGGGGCAGTTGGTGTGGCCCCTGCCGACAAGAGTTTACCTACAACCGCGCCTTGAAAAAACGCTTCAAGAACAAGCCGGTTGACTTTGTCTATGTGGCCGTTGAACACGGGGCTCAACCCGAAAAGCGGTGGCGGGAGGCGATTCATTTTTATGGACTAACGGGCCAGCATGTGTTAGCGGGTTCCAACTTGGAAGCTTATCTTCGTAGTCTGTATCCCGAGCAGGATAATCTCCGCTTCCCCTCGTATATCTTAGTGGATGCCTTGGGCCGAATCACGACTGTAGAAGCCAACCGCCCCTCCCAGAAAGAGGCGTTATATCACCAAATCGAATCGTTGTTATGA
- a CDS encoding MarR family winged helix-turn-helix transcriptional regulator produces the protein MPYISVIPVLTAWERFCDEQPQGSLREFASWLLNHLDPLRQSPSPPDSEPIMKSGQRLSEAFDNEDFLAGFFIGRLGRYAKSYGKSIMDEHGFASSDEFLFLSLIARMDQPTKKEVCIANATELTTGMDMLRRLGKNGLIQETPDERDGRAKRLSLTDQGQAMIKRVYEQFEQIPNSVLADLHGVERKQFIQTLKYLNNYHFQFYQP, from the coding sequence ATGCCTTATATATCAGTTATTCCTGTCCTGACGGCCTGGGAGCGCTTCTGCGACGAGCAGCCCCAGGGGAGTCTCCGTGAGTTTGCCAGCTGGCTACTCAACCACCTTGATCCGTTGCGGCAGAGCCCGTCGCCACCCGACTCCGAACCCATTATGAAATCGGGGCAGCGCCTGTCGGAAGCCTTCGATAATGAGGATTTTCTGGCTGGTTTTTTCATCGGACGCCTCGGCCGGTACGCCAAGTCCTACGGCAAGTCGATCATGGACGAGCACGGTTTCGCCAGCTCCGATGAGTTTCTGTTTCTATCGCTAATTGCCCGTATGGATCAGCCAACGAAGAAAGAAGTGTGCATCGCCAACGCCACGGAACTGACCACCGGCATGGATATGCTTCGCCGACTTGGTAAAAACGGGCTGATTCAGGAAACGCCCGACGAGCGTGACGGCCGGGCTAAACGCCTATCGCTGACCGACCAGGGACAAGCCATGATCAAACGGGTCTATGAGCAGTTTGAGCAGATCCCTAACAGCGTACTGGCCGATCTGCACGGGGTAGAGCGTAAGCAGTTCATTCAAACGCTGAAGTACCTCAACAACTACCATTTCCAATTCTACCAGCCCTGA
- a CDS encoding S41 family peptidase translates to MKALLLCLVHLLYFSSTSSVYGQSKEVIGLLDSTIDLMQQHSVNARLVNWKKIRKQALNDAKLLSNPYQLGPVIRNLYKAIDDYHGAFYYKDSTFRWMNNQPVVSDSIMNQWKKGAGIKTALLEDDIGYLRIPGMQFTGKQDTDKNAQQLNDSLCHLLRRNVKGLVIDLRLNGGGAMYPMILGVQQLLEKGQIGSFQSKKNEKWYLTEDSFSFDTTVLATIKPGCAINGLTIPISFLISPPTGSSAEFLLIAFKGRPKTILVGTETAGFITGIEGFQINDATSVLLSTSYGKDRLGRVYKAAFKPDILVIGADSFTNLNKDEKVKQAVRWLKQVKAD, encoded by the coding sequence AACCATTGACCTCATGCAGCAGCATTCCGTAAATGCCAGACTGGTCAACTGGAAAAAAATAAGGAAGCAGGCACTCAATGACGCTAAGCTGCTTTCCAATCCCTACCAACTAGGCCCGGTAATAAGAAACCTTTATAAAGCAATTGACGATTATCATGGTGCCTTTTATTACAAAGACAGCACTTTTCGTTGGATGAACAACCAGCCCGTGGTCTCTGATTCAATTATGAACCAATGGAAGAAAGGGGCGGGAATAAAGACAGCGCTCCTTGAGGATGATATTGGCTATTTGAGAATCCCCGGAATGCAGTTTACCGGCAAGCAGGACACAGATAAAAATGCTCAGCAATTAAATGATAGTCTGTGTCATCTGCTACGCCGGAATGTAAAGGGCTTGGTCATTGATCTTAGACTGAATGGCGGTGGAGCGATGTACCCGATGATTTTAGGCGTACAACAGCTTTTGGAAAAAGGTCAGATTGGCTCCTTTCAGTCGAAGAAAAACGAGAAGTGGTATTTAACCGAAGATAGTTTTTCTTTTGATACCACTGTACTGGCTACTATTAAACCAGGATGCGCTATTAACGGGCTAACCATTCCAATTTCGTTTTTGATTAGTCCTCCAACCGGCAGTTCAGCAGAGTTTCTTCTGATTGCCTTTAAGGGAAGGCCCAAGACCATTTTAGTGGGCACTGAAACGGCCGGTTTCATCACCGGTATTGAAGGCTTTCAAATTAATGATGCCACGAGTGTTCTACTATCTACCTCTTACGGAAAAGATAGATTAGGAAGGGTTTACAAAGCAGCCTTCAAGCCGGACATATTAGTTATAGGTGCAGATTCTTTTACCAATCTCAACAAGGATGAGAAAGTTAAGCAAGCGGTAAGGTGGTTGAAACAAGTCAAGGCTGATTAG
- a CDS encoding porin family protein, producing the protein MKTTLLFGTLILMLNAPSVAQSRFSLAPAYWFNYNPYSSKTTYTYNGSPTQILASGHSIISSFGLTARYRFNPRWDVSVGALYYRDANHNKSPLGPYGELAPFISKGWQLPLLVNFRLTDRRLSPYFSTGIIFARSNTFTARPVTTDGIVGVGLIYRFDAGLSLLVQPTASYGFYRPSSDAVYTLTQYSSYSLGLQTQLIWSF; encoded by the coding sequence ATGAAAACTACTTTACTTTTTGGGACGCTTATACTGATGCTAAACGCCCCTTCAGTGGCTCAAAGCCGCTTTTCGCTAGCACCGGCCTATTGGTTCAACTATAATCCCTATTCGTCTAAAACGACTTATACTTATAATGGATCGCCAACCCAAATTTTAGCTTCGGGCCACAGCATCATTTCCTCATTTGGTTTGACGGCACGCTACCGGTTTAACCCTCGGTGGGATGTCTCCGTCGGAGCCCTTTATTATCGTGACGCTAATCATAACAAAAGTCCCCTGGGACCCTATGGTGAATTAGCCCCCTTCATCAGCAAAGGATGGCAACTTCCCCTTTTAGTGAACTTCCGATTGACGGACCGGCGTTTATCGCCCTATTTCTCTACCGGGATCATCTTTGCTCGGAGTAACACGTTTACCGCACGGCCCGTCACTACTGATGGGATTGTGGGTGTTGGGTTGATCTACCGATTTGATGCCGGCTTATCGTTGCTGGTTCAACCCACTGCTAGCTATGGCTTCTACCGCCCATCCAGTGATGCAGTCTATACTCTCACGCAGTACAGCTCTTATAGTTTGGGACTACAAACACAGTTGATTTGGTCTTTTTGA
- a CDS encoding SMI1/KNR4 family protein has product MNDYWIAIREQVNAILPALATSFNPPASDDQIDFLEKVLNVSLPQSFITYLKTFNGQHQIEPPFEPLILGYNYLFSVNEILNNWSCYVDLFDDDPKIDFLVENKVQPVYWDRGWIPFAGFNGGSSLLCIDLNPGRNGYRGQIIQYFHACDLEADDIVKAASFDDFSEILLARLTTHQYEIDDNIICFTDEWFV; this is encoded by the coding sequence ATGAATGATTATTGGATAGCCATACGTGAACAAGTCAATGCCATTTTGCCAGCATTAGCTACTAGTTTCAATCCACCTGCTTCTGATGATCAGATTGATTTCTTAGAAAAGGTATTGAATGTATCGCTTCCCCAATCTTTTATAACATATCTGAAGACATTTAACGGACAGCATCAAATTGAGCCGCCATTTGAACCTTTGATACTTGGCTACAATTATCTCTTCAGTGTTAATGAGATCCTCAACAATTGGTCATGCTATGTGGACTTGTTTGACGATGATCCAAAAATTGACTTCCTGGTAGAAAACAAGGTACAACCTGTATATTGGGATCGTGGCTGGATTCCATTCGCGGGCTTCAATGGTGGCTCAAGTTTACTTTGCATTGACTTGAACCCTGGCAGAAACGGTTACCGAGGCCAGATTATACAATATTTTCATGCTTGTGATCTCGAAGCAGATGACATTGTTAAGGCAGCGTCATTTGATGATTTCAGTGAAATCCTACTGGCTCGACTCACCACACATCAATATGAAATAGATGATAACATAATCTGTTTTACTGACGAATGGTTTGTATAA
- a CDS encoding alpha/beta fold hydrolase, which yields MKYFLQIVLIGLSLVINVNVNAQLLDTIVDAHPYRLHFRLVKGEKPPILFESGGGQDASQWDSIALIVHQRLQATVITYDRAGFGQSSFDTAGYTILQEIKSLETALQQLGYSNKNLLLIGHSLGAFYNRVYAARHPAQVKGIILVDPRLPSYADMRFARIYFQSLNRKDYEAEYMSLYYLLARMERTSDYVRQVPLPFTIPLLDIMAERGPFLDAKENERFKADQRNLVKGHRNRRLLYVEGTSHNIPHDKPALLIEQIVSFYRQHL from the coding sequence ATGAAGTATTTTTTACAAATCGTTCTCATTGGGCTATCCCTCGTGATAAATGTCAACGTTAATGCTCAACTCCTTGACACAATCGTTGACGCTCATCCTTATCGGCTTCATTTTAGACTAGTAAAAGGGGAGAAGCCACCTATTCTCTTTGAATCAGGGGGCGGACAGGACGCCTCCCAATGGGACTCTATTGCTCTAATCGTGCATCAGCGTCTGCAAGCAACCGTCATCACCTATGATCGGGCGGGCTTTGGCCAAAGTAGCTTTGACACAGCGGGCTATACCATTCTCCAAGAAATCAAAAGCCTAGAGACGGCTTTACAACAACTTGGATACAGTAATAAGAATCTGTTACTGATTGGCCACTCATTAGGTGCTTTTTACAACCGGGTCTATGCTGCTCGGCATCCGGCTCAGGTGAAGGGCATTATTCTCGTCGACCCTAGACTACCTTCCTACGCTGACATGCGATTCGCTAGAATCTATTTTCAGAGCCTTAATCGCAAAGATTATGAAGCGGAATATATGAGCTTGTACTATTTGCTGGCCCGAATGGAGCGGACTAGTGATTATGTCAGGCAAGTGCCGTTACCTTTTACTATACCTTTACTCGATATTATGGCGGAGCGGGGTCCTTTTTTGGACGCGAAGGAGAACGAGCGATTTAAAGCGGACCAGCGCAACTTGGTAAAGGGCCATCGAAATCGGCGTTTACTTTATGTGGAAGGCACTTCTCACAACATTCCTCATGATAAGCCAGCCTTACTGATTGAGCAGATTGTAAGTTTCTACAGGCAACATTTGTAA
- a CDS encoding sensor histidine kinase: protein MQQSQAELAALKAQLNPHFFFNTLNSLYGTALLEQATNTAQSIEQLANIMRYTLGEAQRDFTPVASELGFLQDYIQLQGLRLAQTDANRLQTHLVYDELPAQIAPLLLITFVENAFLYGVSTDLDYFIAIQLTIEKGQLDLVVENRLFPQRTAYGLGTGIQNARKRLDLLYAGKYSLTAGPQADRFRVHLQMNLH from the coding sequence GTGCAACAATCGCAAGCCGAGCTAGCCGCCCTGAAAGCCCAACTGAATCCCCATTTTTTCTTTAATACCCTGAACAGCCTCTACGGAACCGCGCTGCTCGAGCAGGCCACCAACACTGCCCAAAGTATCGAGCAGCTAGCCAATATCATGCGCTATACCCTCGGTGAAGCCCAGCGCGACTTTACCCCAGTGGCTAGTGAGCTGGGCTTCTTACAGGACTATATCCAGTTGCAGGGATTACGGTTGGCCCAGACCGACGCCAACCGCTTGCAGACACATTTGGTGTATGACGAGTTGCCCGCTCAAATCGCTCCGTTGCTGCTCATCACCTTCGTCGAAAATGCCTTTCTCTACGGGGTTAGTACCGACCTGGATTACTTCATTGCCATTCAATTGACCATTGAAAAAGGACAGCTTGACTTGGTGGTGGAGAACCGGCTATTTCCCCAGCGAACGGCCTATGGTCTGGGAACGGGGATCCAGAATGCGCGGAAACGACTCGACCTGCTTTATGCCGGGAAATACAGCCTAACGGCTGGACCCCAGGCCGACCGCTTCCGGGTACACTTACAGATGAATCTTCACTAA